A single genomic interval of Candidatus Zixiibacteriota bacterium harbors:
- a CDS encoding TIGR04282 family arsenosugar biosynthesis glycosyltransferase, whose product MRTSANALVLMSKAPEPGCSKTRLVPPLSAEEAAAVAGALLRDQLENIGRFSTARLFVNFSAPSSPEEFVRSFVPPGFSSFAQRGNGLGERMRFAFERLLRRGFERVVLIGADLPPVPLEFLERAYALLERPAIDVVLGPSTDGGYYLVGMKREVPGIFEGIAWSRSDVLARTLERLETAGISWGLLPFWYDIDTAEDLRGLASLPDAGVMKNTSNLLHALKRKGRL is encoded by the coding sequence ATGAGGACGTCCGCTAACGCTCTGGTGTTGATGAGCAAGGCGCCGGAGCCGGGCTGCAGCAAGACCCGGCTCGTGCCGCCGCTGTCGGCCGAGGAAGCGGCGGCCGTCGCGGGTGCTCTGCTTCGCGATCAGCTGGAGAACATCGGACGGTTCTCCACGGCGCGCCTGTTCGTCAACTTCAGCGCGCCGTCGTCGCCCGAGGAGTTCGTCCGCAGCTTCGTTCCCCCGGGCTTTTCGAGCTTCGCGCAACGCGGAAACGGCCTGGGTGAGCGCATGCGGTTCGCGTTCGAGCGGCTCCTGCGCCGGGGGTTCGAGCGCGTGGTGCTGATCGGCGCGGACCTGCCGCCGGTCCCCCTGGAGTTCCTGGAGCGGGCCTACGCGCTCCTCGAGCGGCCGGCGATCGACGTCGTTCTCGGGCCCAGCACCGACGGCGGCTACTATCTCGTAGGAATGAAACGGGAAGTTCCCGGGATTTTCGAGGGGATCGCCTGGAGCCGCTCCGACGTGCTCGCCCGGACGCTGGAGAGGCTGGAAACCGCGGGAATTTCCTGGGGGCTCCTGCCTTTCTGGTACGACATCGACACCGCGGAGGACCTCCGCGGCCTGGCCTCGCTTCCCGACGCTGGCGTCATGAAAAACACGTCAAATCTGTTGCATGCCTTGAAGCGGAAAGGCAGACTGTAG
- a CDS encoding TIGR04283 family arsenosugar biosynthesis glycosyltransferase: MRVSVIVPVLNEAATIGTTIDDLKGRGFHELIVVDGGSEDGTRRICRQHGIEPVGSRRGRGAQMNEGARRATGDVLLFLHADTRLPETAAADIHRAMSDPTVAGGRFDIRLDASGFLMKLIGAMISWRSRLTRVSTGDQAIFVRREVFAALGGYPDYPLMEDIAFSRALKRTGRIACLKSRVITSARRWEREGVWRTIVKMWALKLLYLSGSSPFRLKRYYEDVR, translated from the coding sequence ATGCGCGTTTCGGTGATCGTTCCGGTCCTGAACGAGGCGGCGACGATCGGCACGACCATCGATGACCTCAAGGGGCGGGGTTTTCACGAGCTGATCGTCGTGGACGGCGGAAGCGAGGACGGCACCCGGCGGATCTGCAGGCAGCACGGGATCGAGCCGGTGGGCTCCCGGCGCGGCCGGGGGGCGCAGATGAACGAAGGGGCGCGCCGGGCAACCGGCGACGTCCTGCTGTTCCTCCACGCCGACACGCGGCTACCGGAGACCGCCGCCGCCGATATCCACCGTGCCATGAGCGACCCGACGGTGGCGGGCGGGCGTTTCGATATCCGGCTGGATGCGAGCGGTTTTCTCATGAAGCTTATCGGAGCCATGATCAGCTGGCGGTCGCGCCTGACTCGGGTGAGCACCGGCGACCAGGCCATCTTCGTCCGGCGCGAGGTGTTCGCCGCGCTCGGAGGCTATCCGGACTATCCGCTCATGGAAGACATCGCGTTTTCGCGCGCGCTCAAACGGACCGGGCGGATCGCCTGCCTGAAAAGCCGCGTGATCACGTCGGCCCGCCGCTGGGAGCGGGAAGGGGTGTGGCGGACGATCGTGAAGATGTGGGCATTGAAGTTGCTCTACCTGTCGGGTTCTTCCCCGTTCCGCCTCAAGCGTTACTATGAGGACGTCCGCTAA
- a CDS encoding bifunctional transaldolase/phosoglucose isomerase, producing MNPLKQLLAQGQSVWLDYIDRKLVRTGQLKEMVEENGIRGLTSNPTIFEKAITGGHDYDESLRELLKADPNVPASQLYELMAIEDIRMAADALRSVYDESDGGDGYVSLEVSPHLAHDTAATIAEARRLKAAVGRPNVMIKVPATPEGIPAIEELIAEGVNVNVTLMFSMRHYEAVARAYIKGLERCVAPSRVASVASFFVSRVDTMVDRALESLGTDPAKALRGKIAIANSKIVYHRFREIFHGEGFVALRRRGARVQRPLWASTSTKNPAYSDVLYVENLIGPDTVNTMPLETLRAFKDHGRVEGETVTDSLDEAAAALRRLAALGIDLNAIAERLQHDGVAAFAASFDQMTAALDRKRQTMIGNEAERQELHLGAYRVAVTRRIRDWERRQFARRLWSKDPTLWSEEPQPELADRLGWLDLPRTMARRVAELEAFAAGVKDEGVRDVVLLGMGGSSLAPEVFRRTFGSRSGYPQLTVLDSTHPRAVRAVEAKIDPGRTLFLVSSKSGTTTETESLFFYFWNVAKQAQAGPGRCFVAITDPGTPLEALARERGFRAVFAAPPDVGGRYSALSEFGLVPAALIGVDAGELLRRAQRMAEACGAAVIEPENPGLLLGAALGELALARRDKATFIASPSVAAFPVWVEQLIAESTGKDRKGIIPVVDEPADSPTGYGDDRLFIYLRCEGDENHETDRRVAALEANGHPVVRIDVADKSDLGQEFFRWEVAVASAGAVLGVHPFNQPDVQLAKDLAKKAIGQATEKKGRGGAGDAVSAHDPAALRAALHAWMEKKKARDYVALQAYLEPDPQHDAALQAIRRALRERLGLATTSGYGPRFLHSTGQLHKGGPNSALVLQIIDEPADDLPIPETGYSFGRLIRAQAAGDFSALKQRRRRVLRVNLGADARGGLRRLAEALTS from the coding sequence ATGAACCCGTTGAAGCAGCTGCTCGCTCAGGGCCAGTCCGTGTGGCTGGACTACATCGATCGTAAGCTCGTCCGCACCGGACAGCTCAAGGAGATGGTGGAGGAGAACGGGATTCGCGGCCTGACCAGCAACCCGACCATTTTCGAGAAGGCGATCACCGGCGGGCACGATTACGACGAAAGCCTGCGCGAGCTGTTGAAGGCCGACCCCAACGTTCCGGCAAGCCAGCTCTACGAGCTGATGGCGATCGAGGATATCCGCATGGCCGCCGACGCGCTGCGTTCGGTCTACGACGAGAGTGACGGGGGCGACGGCTACGTGAGCCTCGAGGTCTCGCCGCATCTCGCGCACGACACCGCCGCCACGATCGCCGAGGCGAGGCGCTTGAAAGCGGCCGTCGGCCGACCCAATGTCATGATCAAGGTGCCGGCGACGCCGGAGGGAATTCCCGCGATCGAGGAGCTGATCGCCGAAGGGGTCAACGTCAACGTCACCTTGATGTTCTCGATGAGGCATTACGAGGCGGTGGCGCGCGCCTATATCAAGGGACTGGAGCGTTGCGTCGCTCCTTCGAGGGTCGCCTCGGTAGCTTCGTTTTTCGTCAGCCGCGTCGATACGATGGTGGACCGGGCGCTGGAGAGTCTCGGCACCGATCCGGCGAAGGCGCTGCGCGGCAAGATCGCCATCGCGAACTCCAAGATCGTCTATCACCGCTTTCGCGAGATCTTCCACGGCGAGGGGTTCGTCGCTCTGCGCCGGCGCGGGGCGCGCGTGCAGCGGCCGCTCTGGGCGAGCACGAGCACCAAGAATCCCGCGTACTCCGACGTCCTCTACGTCGAAAACCTGATCGGTCCCGATACCGTCAACACGATGCCGCTGGAGACGCTGCGCGCCTTCAAGGATCACGGCCGCGTGGAGGGCGAGACCGTGACGGACAGCCTGGACGAAGCGGCGGCGGCGCTCAGGCGGCTCGCGGCTCTGGGCATCGATCTCAACGCCATCGCCGAGAGGCTGCAGCACGACGGCGTGGCCGCCTTTGCCGCCTCGTTCGATCAGATGACGGCGGCGCTGGACCGCAAGCGCCAAACGATGATCGGCAACGAGGCCGAGCGCCAGGAGCTTCACCTCGGCGCCTACCGGGTCGCGGTCACGCGGCGGATCAGGGATTGGGAGCGCCGGCAATTCGCCAGGAGGCTCTGGAGCAAGGATCCCACACTCTGGTCGGAGGAGCCGCAACCGGAGCTCGCCGATCGACTGGGCTGGCTCGACCTGCCTCGGACAATGGCCCGGCGGGTTGCCGAGCTGGAAGCGTTCGCGGCCGGCGTGAAGGACGAGGGCGTCCGCGACGTCGTCCTGCTGGGAATGGGGGGCTCCAGTCTCGCGCCCGAAGTGTTTCGAAGGACGTTCGGCAGCCGGTCGGGATATCCCCAGCTCACCGTGCTCGACAGCACGCATCCGCGGGCGGTAAGAGCCGTGGAAGCGAAGATCGATCCCGGCCGCACGCTCTTCCTCGTGTCGAGCAAGTCCGGCACGACCACGGAAACGGAGTCGTTGTTTTTTTATTTCTGGAACGTCGCGAAGCAGGCGCAGGCCGGTCCCGGCAGATGCTTCGTTGCCATCACCGATCCCGGGACGCCGCTCGAAGCGCTCGCCCGGGAGCGCGGTTTCCGGGCGGTTTTCGCCGCGCCCCCGGACGTCGGGGGACGCTATTCGGCGCTCTCGGAGTTCGGGCTGGTCCCGGCGGCGCTCATCGGGGTGGATGCGGGAGAGCTGCTCCGCCGGGCGCAACGGATGGCCGAAGCGTGCGGCGCCGCCGTGATCGAGCCGGAAAACCCGGGGCTGCTGCTCGGCGCGGCTCTGGGCGAGCTGGCTCTGGCCCGGCGCGACAAGGCGACCTTCATCGCGTCGCCGTCGGTCGCCGCATTTCCCGTCTGGGTCGAGCAATTGATCGCCGAGAGCACGGGGAAGGACCGTAAGGGAATCATCCCGGTGGTCGACGAGCCCGCCGACTCCCCCACCGGATACGGCGATGACCGCCTGTTCATTTACCTGCGCTGCGAAGGCGACGAGAACCACGAGACCGACCGCCGCGTGGCCGCGCTCGAGGCCAACGGCCATCCGGTGGTCCGGATCGACGTGGCCGACAAGAGCGACCTCGGACAGGAATTCTTCCGCTGGGAGGTCGCCGTCGCCTCGGCCGGAGCAGTGCTCGGCGTCCATCCCTTCAACCAGCCCGATGTGCAGCTCGCCAAGGATCTGGCCAAAAAGGCCATCGGTCAGGCGACGGAGAAAAAGGGCCGCGGCGGTGCCGGAGACGCGGTTTCGGCCCACGATCCCGCAGCGCTGCGCGCCGCGCTTCATGCCTGGATGGAAAAAAAGAAGGCGCGCGACTACGTGGCTCTTCAGGCCTATCTCGAGCCGGACCCGCAGCACGACGCGGCGCTTCAGGCGATCCGCCGGGCGTTGCGGGAGCGTTTGGGTCTCGCTACGACGTCGGGGTATGGGCCGCGCTTCCTCCATTCGACGGGCCAGCTCCACAAGGGAGGCCCGAACTCCGCGCTCGTGCTGCAGATCATCGACGAGCCGGCGGACGACCTGCCGATCCCCGAGACCGGCTACAGCTTCGGCCGGCTGATCCGGGCCCAGGCAGCGGGTGACTTCAGCGCGCTCAAGCAGCGCCGCCGCCGGGTGCTGCGTGTGAATCTCGGTGCCGATGCCCGCGGCGGGCTGAGAAGGCTCGCAGAGGCGCTGACGTCGTAG
- a CDS encoding FAD-containing oxidoreductase, which produces MRTARVVFFIAFLSASIAGLLSLPVRDWFVQLENHVRSLGALGPVVVALAYILCTVLFIPGSAITVGSGALFGLKTGLAVVVAGANLGALCSFLLARTLLREKVARWADGNPKFRSLDRAIGKQGFKMVLLARLSPVFPFVLLNYFLGLTAVRTGAYALANLIGMLPATFLFVYIGAAARDAIAGEIDPAAGFYQQVLKYIGLLATAAVVATVTRKARQALREAEPAPGDASPGGTRLNPNHKPAAVEDMMLVDDPHDRRLIQNCRPPRWVNPVPPGKYNLVVVGGGTAGLVSAAGAAGLGARVALIERNLLGGDCLNVGCVPSKGLVRAARAAYDARNGKLFGVELSCEPGIAFAAAMERMRRLRADISAHDSAERLRAAGVDVYIGHGRFVGPSAVEIDGRRLEFDRAVIATGARAAELPIPGLAQAGYYTNETVFTLTELPRRIAVIGAGPIGCELAQSFARFGSQVYLIEALHGVLPNEDPDAAEVVRRSMVDRDGVRLVCCSKELRVSQAERGGKCLTVDSHGKRHDLWADAIVVGGGRTPNLEGLGLEEAGVKYTQHGVEVDDRLRTANPRIYAAGDVCSRYKFTHAADAMARIVIANALFSARRKVSRLIIPWCTYTDPEVAHVGYYERDAREAGFDVATITQPLNLVDRAVLDGEDEGFARVHYDRKTGKILGGTIVARRAGEMISELTLAMVARQKVGTLSSTLHPYPTQAEALRKIGDAYMRTRLTPVMKKVLTTWLQWRL; this is translated from the coding sequence ATGAGGACCGCGAGGGTCGTTTTCTTCATCGCTTTCCTGAGCGCGTCGATCGCGGGACTGCTGTCCCTTCCGGTCCGGGACTGGTTCGTCCAGCTCGAAAACCATGTGCGGTCGCTCGGAGCGCTCGGACCTGTCGTGGTGGCCCTGGCCTACATCCTGTGCACGGTTCTTTTCATACCGGGGAGCGCGATTACCGTCGGCTCCGGCGCTCTATTCGGGCTGAAGACCGGCCTGGCGGTCGTGGTCGCCGGAGCCAATCTGGGCGCTCTCTGCTCCTTTCTCCTCGCGCGAACGCTGCTGCGCGAGAAAGTCGCCCGGTGGGCTGACGGAAATCCGAAATTTCGCTCGCTCGACCGCGCGATCGGAAAGCAAGGGTTCAAGATGGTCCTGCTCGCGCGCCTGAGCCCGGTGTTTCCGTTCGTCCTGCTGAACTATTTTTTGGGACTGACGGCGGTGCGCACGGGAGCGTACGCCCTCGCGAACCTGATCGGTATGCTGCCGGCGACTTTTCTTTTCGTTTATATCGGCGCCGCCGCACGGGACGCGATCGCCGGGGAGATCGATCCCGCGGCAGGCTTTTATCAGCAGGTTCTGAAGTACATCGGCTTGCTGGCGACCGCGGCCGTGGTGGCAACGGTCACGCGAAAGGCGCGCCAGGCGCTGCGCGAAGCGGAGCCGGCTCCGGGCGACGCCAGCCCGGGAGGGACGCGCCTCAATCCGAATCACAAACCCGCCGCCGTCGAGGACATGATGCTCGTCGACGATCCGCACGACCGGCGGCTGATTCAAAATTGCCGTCCGCCGCGCTGGGTGAATCCGGTACCGCCCGGGAAATACAATCTGGTCGTGGTGGGCGGGGGGACCGCGGGACTGGTGAGCGCTGCCGGGGCCGCCGGCCTGGGCGCCAGGGTCGCGCTGATCGAGCGTAATCTCCTGGGCGGAGACTGTCTGAACGTCGGCTGTGTGCCTTCCAAGGGGCTGGTCCGTGCGGCGCGAGCCGCGTACGACGCACGCAACGGAAAACTGTTCGGGGTCGAGCTGTCCTGCGAGCCCGGAATCGCTTTTGCCGCCGCGATGGAAAGGATGCGCCGGCTGCGGGCCGACATCAGCGCCCATGACTCCGCCGAGCGGCTTCGGGCGGCGGGGGTCGACGTCTACATCGGTCACGGCCGGTTCGTGGGGCCGTCGGCGGTGGAAATCGACGGCCGGCGATTGGAGTTTGATCGAGCCGTCATTGCCACCGGCGCCAGAGCGGCCGAGCTCCCGATTCCCGGACTGGCCCAAGCCGGCTACTACACCAACGAAACCGTCTTTACCTTGACCGAGCTGCCGCGTCGCATCGCCGTGATCGGCGCGGGACCGATCGGCTGCGAGCTGGCGCAATCCTTTGCCCGTTTCGGCAGTCAAGTGTATTTGATCGAGGCCCTGCACGGGGTTTTGCCAAACGAAGACCCGGATGCCGCCGAGGTGGTCCGCAGGTCCATGGTCGACCGCGACGGCGTGCGGCTCGTGTGCTGCAGCAAAGAGTTGAGAGTCAGCCAGGCGGAACGGGGCGGCAAATGCCTGACGGTTGACTCGCACGGGAAGCGCCACGATCTGTGGGCGGACGCCATCGTGGTCGGGGGCGGTCGTACGCCGAACCTCGAAGGCTTGGGACTGGAGGAGGCCGGAGTGAAGTACACGCAGCACGGCGTCGAGGTCGACGATCGGCTGCGGACGGCGAATCCGCGAATCTATGCGGCGGGCGATGTCTGCTCCAGATACAAGTTTACCCACGCCGCCGACGCAATGGCGCGAATCGTGATCGCCAACGCGCTCTTCTCCGCCCGGCGCAAGGTCAGCCGTCTTATCATCCCGTGGTGTACCTATACCGACCCGGAAGTGGCCCATGTGGGCTATTATGAGAGAGACGCTCGGGAAGCGGGATTCGACGTCGCCACGATCACGCAGCCGCTCAACCTCGTCGACCGAGCGGTTCTCGACGGGGAGGACGAGGGCTTCGCCCGGGTCCACTACGACAGGAAGACCGGGAAAATCCTCGGAGGAACGATCGTGGCCCGGCGCGCCGGGGAGATGATCAGCGAGCTGACGCTGGCGATGGTCGCAAGGCAAAAGGTTGGAACGCTATCTTCGACCCTTCACCCCTATCCGACGCAGGCCGAGGCACTGCGCAAGATCGGCGATGCCTACATGCGTACCAGGCTCACGCCGGTGATGAAAAAGGTGTTAACGACGTGGCTTCAATGGAGGCTCTGA
- the gnd gene encoding decarboxylating 6-phosphogluconate dehydrogenase, which yields MELGMIGLGRMGANMTERLARGGHRVVGYDRSPEAIQRVVEKGGVGARSLADLIRQLAAPRAVWMMVPAGDPVDATIEQLLPHLTGGDILVDGGNSNYKDSIRRAERLKSRGIYFVDAGTSGGIRGLEAGYCMMVGGDADAVACLEPALRTLAPPEGWAHVGPHGAGHFAKMVHNGIEYGLLQAYGEGFELLKSAPFAFDLQKMARLWNHGGVVRSWLLELAEEAFKKDPELASVRGYVEDTGEGRWAVIEAIERNVPATALAHSLFARFASRQDESFAARVIAALRREFGGHPVKTT from the coding sequence ATGGAGCTCGGGATGATCGGATTGGGCCGCATGGGAGCCAACATGACCGAGCGACTGGCGCGGGGCGGCCACCGGGTCGTCGGGTACGACCGAAGCCCCGAGGCCATTCAGCGGGTCGTCGAGAAAGGCGGCGTGGGGGCACGATCACTCGCCGACCTGATCAGGCAGCTCGCGGCGCCGCGCGCGGTCTGGATGATGGTTCCCGCGGGTGACCCGGTCGACGCTACGATCGAGCAGCTCCTGCCCCACCTGACGGGCGGCGACATTCTCGTCGACGGCGGCAACTCGAACTACAAGGATTCGATCCGCCGCGCCGAGCGGCTGAAATCGCGGGGAATCTACTTCGTCGACGCGGGAACCAGCGGCGGTATCCGGGGGCTCGAAGCCGGTTACTGCATGATGGTCGGCGGCGACGCGGACGCGGTGGCGTGCCTGGAGCCGGCGCTTCGGACGCTTGCGCCGCCGGAAGGATGGGCCCACGTCGGCCCGCATGGAGCCGGTCATTTCGCCAAGATGGTCCACAACGGGATCGAGTACGGGCTGCTCCAGGCCTACGGAGAAGGCTTCGAGCTGCTCAAGAGCGCGCCGTTCGCCTTCGATCTGCAGAAAATGGCGCGTCTCTGGAATCATGGCGGAGTGGTCCGCTCGTGGCTCCTCGAGCTGGCCGAGGAAGCGTTCAAGAAGGACCCGGAGCTCGCTTCGGTCCGCGGCTACGTCGAGGACACGGGCGAGGGTCGCTGGGCCGTGATCGAAGCGATCGAGAGAAACGTCCCGGCCACTGCGCTGGCGCATTCGCTCTTCGCCCGTTTCGCCTCGCGGCAGGACGAATCGTTCGCGGCCAGGGTGATTGCCGCGCTGCGGCGCGAATTCGGCGGCCATCCTGTAAAGACCACGTAG
- the rpiB gene encoding ribose 5-phosphate isomerase B yields MRVAIAADHAGFDLKQVIRDYLRHRGHEVIDLGTGNDDPVDYPDFAEAVAKAILRGEADRGVLICGSGVGASVAANKIPGIRAGLCHNTYAARQGVEHDDMNVLVLGARVIGVELARELVDQFLSAKFCGEERHRRRIEKIKDLERRYGGSKPGERA; encoded by the coding sequence ATGCGCGTAGCCATCGCCGCGGATCATGCCGGGTTCGATCTGAAACAGGTCATCCGGGACTACCTGCGCCACCGGGGCCACGAGGTGATCGATCTCGGAACCGGGAACGACGATCCGGTCGACTATCCCGATTTCGCCGAAGCCGTCGCGAAGGCGATTCTGCGCGGCGAGGCGGACCGCGGCGTGCTCATCTGCGGGAGCGGCGTCGGAGCCTCGGTCGCGGCGAACAAGATCCCGGGCATTCGCGCCGGCCTCTGCCACAATACGTATGCGGCGCGCCAGGGGGTGGAGCACGACGACATGAACGTGCTGGTCCTCGGGGCTCGCGTCATCGGCGTCGAGCTGGCACGCGAGCTGGTCGACCAGTTTCTCAGCGCGAAATTCTGCGGTGAAGAGCGCCACAGGCGGCGCATCGAGAAAATCAAGGATCTGGAAAGGCGCTACGGCGGATCGAAGCCGGGGGAGAGAGCATGA
- the tkt gene encoding transketolase produces MRESVDELCVNAIRMLCVDAVEKARSGHPGAPMGLAAAAYVLWTRFLKHNPKNPAWPDRDRFVLSAGHASMLLYSMLHLTGYDLSLDDIKQFRQWESKTPGHPEREATPGVETTTGPLGQGFGNGVGMAIAEAFLAARYNRPGHEVINHFTYAIVSDGDLMEGVAAEAASLAGHLKLGKLIYIYDDNRVSLAASTDLTFTEDCAKRFEAYGWHTRTVDDGNDLEAIDRALREARAETSRPSLILLRTHIGYGSPGKQDSFEAHGAPLGEKETRLTKERLGWPLEPAFHLPAEALARFREAVPRGQRAEEEWRGRFSDYARSFPDLAVELERALRGELPPGWDVAIPAFPPDPKGLATRAASGKVLNAVAPRIPTLIGGSADLNPSTFTAMQNLGDFQSPARVFTDGQGAAGGGWSYAGRNIHFGVREHAMGASLNGMAAHGGIIPFGSTFLIFSDYLRPSIRLAALMGLGVIYVFTHDSIGVGEDGPTHQPVEQLAALRAIPRLVVIRPCDANETAAAWRVAIETRDRPVALVLSRQNVPTLDRTGLAPAEELRRGAYVIAEAPGGNPDLLLIGTGSEVALALQARSKLAERGVRTRVVSMPSWELFDEQPQDYRNAVFPPALRARLAVEAGLPMGWHRYVGDRGDVLGVERFGVSAPGQIVMEKFGFTVERVVERALALL; encoded by the coding sequence ATGCGCGAGTCAGTCGACGAGCTGTGCGTCAACGCGATACGGATGCTTTGCGTGGACGCCGTGGAAAAGGCGAGATCCGGCCACCCTGGCGCGCCGATGGGGCTTGCGGCCGCCGCGTATGTGCTGTGGACTCGCTTCCTCAAGCACAACCCGAAAAATCCCGCGTGGCCGGACCGCGACCGCTTCGTGCTTTCCGCCGGCCACGCCTCCATGTTGCTCTACAGCATGCTCCATCTCACCGGGTACGATCTCTCGCTCGACGACATCAAGCAGTTCCGCCAGTGGGAGAGCAAAACGCCCGGCCATCCCGAGCGCGAAGCCACTCCCGGCGTCGAGACCACGACCGGCCCGCTCGGGCAGGGGTTCGGCAACGGGGTCGGCATGGCGATTGCCGAAGCGTTCCTGGCCGCGCGCTACAACCGGCCGGGACACGAGGTGATCAATCATTTCACCTACGCTATCGTCAGCGACGGCGATCTGATGGAAGGCGTGGCCGCGGAGGCGGCGAGCCTCGCCGGCCACTTGAAGCTCGGCAAGCTCATCTACATCTACGACGACAACCGGGTGTCGCTGGCGGCCTCGACGGATCTCACCTTCACCGAGGACTGCGCGAAGCGATTCGAGGCCTACGGCTGGCACACCCGGACGGTCGACGACGGCAACGATCTGGAGGCGATCGATCGGGCGCTGCGGGAGGCGCGCGCGGAAACCTCGCGCCCGTCGCTGATCCTGCTGCGCACGCACATCGGCTACGGCTCGCCCGGCAAGCAGGACAGCTTCGAGGCGCACGGCGCTCCTCTCGGGGAAAAGGAGACCAGGCTCACCAAGGAAAGGCTCGGCTGGCCGCTCGAACCCGCCTTTCATCTCCCGGCGGAGGCGCTGGCGCGCTTTCGCGAGGCGGTTCCGCGCGGGCAGCGGGCGGAGGAGGAATGGCGCGGGCGGTTTTCGGACTACGCCAGGAGTTTCCCCGATCTCGCGGTCGAGCTGGAGCGCGCGCTTCGCGGCGAGTTGCCGCCGGGCTGGGACGTGGCGATTCCCGCCTTTCCGCCGGACCCCAAGGGGCTGGCGACCCGCGCTGCTTCGGGGAAGGTCTTGAACGCCGTCGCGCCGAGGATTCCGACGCTGATCGGCGGTTCAGCGGATCTCAACCCGTCGACCTTCACCGCGATGCAGAACCTCGGAGATTTCCAGAGCCCGGCTCGGGTTTTCACCGACGGCCAGGGGGCGGCCGGCGGGGGCTGGAGCTACGCGGGGCGGAACATTCACTTCGGCGTGCGCGAGCACGCCATGGGAGCGTCTCTCAACGGGATGGCGGCTCACGGCGGCATCATCCCGTTCGGCTCGACCTTCCTGATCTTTTCCGATTACCTGAGACCGTCGATTCGTCTCGCGGCGCTGATGGGGCTCGGAGTGATTTACGTTTTCACGCACGACAGCATCGGGGTCGGCGAAGACGGGCCGACGCACCAGCCGGTCGAGCAACTGGCGGCGTTGCGCGCAATTCCCCGCCTGGTGGTGATCCGGCCGTGCGACGCGAACGAGACGGCCGCGGCCTGGCGGGTCGCGATCGAAACCCGCGACCGGCCGGTCGCCCTGGTGCTGTCCCGGCAGAACGTACCGACGCTCGACCGTACGGGCCTGGCGCCGGCCGAAGAGCTCCGCCGCGGAGCCTACGTGATCGCCGAAGCGCCGGGAGGCAACCCCGACTTGCTTTTGATCGGCACCGGTTCGGAGGTCGCGCTCGCCCTGCAGGCGAGGTCGAAGCTTGCCGAGCGCGGCGTCCGCACGCGGGTCGTCTCGATGCCGAGCTGGGAGCTGTTCGACGAGCAGCCGCAAGACTACCGCAACGCCGTGTTTCCGCCGGCGCTGCGCGCGCGCCTGGCGGTCGAGGCCGGCCTCCCTATGGGCTGGCATCGCTACGTCGGGGACCGCGGCGACGTGCTCGGCGTGGAGCGCTTCGGGGTATCCGCTCCCGGCCAGATCGTGATGGAGAAGTTCGGTTTCACCGTCGAGCGGGTCGTCGAGCGGGCGCTGGCGCTGCTGTGA